From the genome of Brevibacterium sp. JSBI002, one region includes:
- a CDS encoding fumarylacetoacetate hydrolase family protein, translating to MRIARFVHQDEPKYGVVEGEVPPITDGSWDTSGLELAVLDSDPFFSPAQSTGERLKIDDVRLVSPILPRSKVIGVGRNFAAHAAELGNEVPVTPVTFFKPNTAVIGPGDPIRLPAISEYVSYEAELAVVIGRVAKGVKAENANDCVLGYTASNDVTLRDLQKSDKQWTRAKGFDTSAPLGPWIETELDVDDLGIRSWVDGDLKQDGTTADFIFDIPTIIEHLSETITLLPGDVILTGTPEGVGQIVSGNRVDIAIEGLGVLSNPVMDA from the coding sequence ATGCGTATCGCCAGATTTGTACATCAGGACGAACCCAAATACGGAGTCGTCGAGGGTGAAGTGCCGCCGATCACCGACGGAAGCTGGGACACGTCGGGACTCGAACTCGCCGTTCTCGACTCGGACCCCTTCTTCTCTCCGGCCCAATCGACAGGCGAGAGGCTGAAGATCGACGACGTGCGTCTGGTCAGCCCCATCCTGCCGCGTTCGAAGGTGATCGGCGTGGGCCGCAACTTCGCCGCACACGCAGCAGAACTCGGCAACGAGGTTCCCGTGACCCCGGTGACCTTCTTCAAACCGAACACCGCGGTCATCGGCCCGGGCGACCCCATCCGCCTGCCCGCGATCAGCGAATACGTCTCCTATGAGGCCGAACTCGCCGTCGTCATCGGCCGTGTGGCCAAGGGTGTGAAGGCGGAGAACGCCAACGACTGCGTCCTCGGCTACACCGCGAGCAACGACGTCACCCTGCGCGACCTCCAGAAGTCCGACAAACAGTGGACGCGGGCGAAGGGCTTCGACACCTCGGCCCCGCTGGGTCCCTGGATCGAAACCGAACTCGACGTCGACGACCTCGGCATCCGGTCCTGGGTCGACGGGGATCTCAAGCAGGACGGCACCACCGCCGACTTCATCTTCGATATCCCGACCATCATCGAACACCTGTCGGAGACGATCACCCTGCTGCCCGGCGACGTCATCCTCACCGGAACCCCGGAGGGGGTCGGCCAGATCGTGTCCGGC
- a CDS encoding ATP-dependent RNA helicase encodes MPDQHVPHTFDLARIGADLPAAALIDELDLAEAAPAPRLVVEAPPGTGKTTVVPPMIAEHLTGTGRIIVTQPRRMAARAAARRLASLTGTRLGEVVGFTVRGESRSSRATQIEFVTTGVLLSRLLRDPELTGVAGVILDEAHERQLDTDLAFAMCRELADLREDLALVVMSATLDAQLWAARLGDGQQAPATMLSVAADTHPLEVRWAPAKERPLDARGVTWDFLDHLAATTVRALTDTGEGDVLVFAPGAREVDEVASRVRRLVESGGGSGASGGPFGSGGSGTGDVVEVHTLTGRTPAKEQDAILRPRTDQERGRRVIVSTSVAESALTIDGVRIVVDSGLSRGPRLDTRRRMSGLVTVRESKASGTQRSGRAARQGPGVAYRCMSEADWASLPEHTPPEIATSDLTSAVLALAVWGGDDTLLPDPLPAGPKRQAVDNLMAIGAVDVTGGYPGDRDSDAGERGGAAAPDLPISALRVTETGRAIAAVPASVWSARGLLDGAALLSPARAAEAVAVIESDQRAPGADLSALLRQLRRSRDARFAQDRKRFASIAREFASSGDGGDTGDDGGNGGIGDRAEVTGGSGTALTPEDLGLVTALSYPLQIARLRSASDSEYLLASGTAASLPRDSSLQGSPWLAIAEVGLVGSRAIIRSAVPIDVDTAELAGAGLLHTEETATFESGKVRAVRHSRLGGIELTSTPIQAGPELARRAIAESVRERGAREVLRPSEAFESLRARLGLLRAVFGEPWPEVTWEHLSVTLDQWCPEALDRIAKGSDPARVDLTSALRTLLPWPEAARLDELAPTHIEVPSGSAIRLEYPDPDLVEPGTTSDADEEATAAPERTELPGPILAVKLQECFGWTDVPRVCDGRVAVTLHLLSPARRPLAVTSDLASFWANAYAHVRAENRGRYPKHPWPDDPLTAPAAKGTKRSGR; translated from the coding sequence ATGCCCGATCAGCACGTCCCGCACACCTTCGATCTCGCCCGCATCGGGGCCGACTTGCCCGCCGCCGCGCTCATCGATGAGCTGGACCTCGCCGAGGCGGCTCCCGCCCCAAGATTGGTCGTGGAGGCTCCTCCCGGAACCGGTAAGACCACCGTGGTGCCGCCGATGATCGCTGAGCACCTGACTGGTACGGGCCGCATCATCGTCACACAGCCCCGCCGGATGGCGGCCCGCGCCGCAGCCAGGCGGCTGGCGTCTCTGACGGGGACCCGCCTCGGCGAGGTTGTCGGTTTCACCGTCCGCGGAGAGTCGCGGAGCTCGCGGGCCACACAGATCGAGTTCGTCACCACGGGCGTGCTTCTGTCCCGGCTGCTGCGCGATCCGGAGCTGACCGGAGTCGCCGGGGTCATTCTCGACGAGGCGCATGAGCGACAGTTGGATACGGATCTCGCGTTCGCGATGTGCCGGGAATTGGCGGATCTGCGTGAGGATCTGGCGCTCGTCGTCATGTCCGCGACCCTGGATGCACAGCTGTGGGCCGCGCGCCTCGGCGACGGTCAGCAGGCACCGGCGACCATGCTGTCGGTGGCCGCCGATACTCATCCTCTGGAAGTCCGGTGGGCACCGGCGAAGGAGCGGCCGCTCGATGCACGGGGTGTGACCTGGGATTTTCTCGATCATCTGGCCGCGACGACGGTGCGTGCGTTAACTGATACCGGCGAGGGCGATGTCCTCGTCTTCGCTCCCGGTGCACGCGAAGTCGACGAGGTGGCCTCCCGCGTGCGGCGCCTCGTGGAGTCGGGTGGCGGTTCGGGAGCCAGTGGTGGACCGTTCGGCTCTGGTGGTTCGGGCACCGGTGACGTGGTTGAGGTGCATACCTTGACGGGTCGAACCCCTGCGAAGGAGCAGGACGCGATCCTGCGCCCGCGCACCGACCAGGAGCGCGGCCGACGCGTCATCGTCTCCACCTCGGTGGCGGAGTCGGCGCTGACGATCGACGGAGTCCGCATCGTCGTCGATTCGGGACTCTCTCGGGGACCACGGCTGGATACGCGGCGACGCATGTCCGGGCTGGTCACGGTGCGGGAGTCGAAGGCGTCGGGAACACAGCGCTCCGGTCGAGCTGCGCGGCAGGGTCCGGGTGTCGCGTATCGGTGCATGTCAGAGGCTGATTGGGCGAGCCTGCCCGAGCACACTCCTCCCGAAATCGCGACCTCCGATCTCACCTCCGCAGTGCTCGCTCTCGCTGTGTGGGGCGGCGACGACACCCTGCTGCCCGATCCGCTGCCGGCCGGACCGAAGCGGCAGGCGGTCGACAATCTTATGGCGATCGGGGCCGTCGACGTGACCGGCGGTTACCCCGGCGACCGCGACTCCGACGCCGGCGAGCGCGGCGGCGCGGCAGCCCCTGACCTTCCGATCTCCGCTCTGCGCGTAACCGAGACCGGTCGGGCGATCGCGGCGGTTCCCGCCTCGGTGTGGTCGGCGCGTGGCCTCCTCGACGGGGCTGCGCTGCTCTCACCCGCGCGTGCGGCAGAAGCGGTCGCCGTCATCGAATCCGATCAGAGGGCTCCCGGCGCCGATCTCTCCGCTCTGCTGCGGCAGCTGCGGCGCAGCAGGGATGCTCGATTCGCTCAGGACCGCAAAAGGTTCGCGTCGATCGCACGGGAGTTCGCCTCCAGCGGCGATGGCGGCGACACGGGAGACGACGGAGGGAACGGCGGAATCGGCGACCGTGCTGAAGTCACCGGCGGTTCCGGCACAGCGCTGACTCCCGAGGACCTCGGGCTCGTCACGGCGCTGTCCTATCCCCTGCAGATCGCGCGTCTGCGCAGCGCCTCCGATTCCGAATACCTGCTCGCCTCCGGCACGGCGGCGAGCCTGCCCCGAGACTCCTCACTGCAGGGCAGCCCATGGTTGGCCATCGCCGAGGTGGGCCTGGTCGGATCGCGGGCGATCATCCGATCAGCTGTCCCCATCGACGTCGACACCGCGGAACTCGCCGGAGCCGGGCTGCTGCACACGGAGGAGACGGCGACGTTCGAGTCCGGGAAGGTTCGTGCGGTTCGACACAGCCGCCTCGGCGGAATCGAACTGACCTCCACCCCGATTCAGGCCGGCCCTGAACTCGCCCGCCGTGCCATCGCCGAATCGGTGCGCGAACGTGGAGCCCGCGAGGTTCTGCGTCCCTCCGAGGCTTTCGAATCGCTGCGGGCCAGACTCGGTCTCCTCCGCGCGGTCTTCGGCGAACCGTGGCCGGAGGTGACGTGGGAGCACCTGTCGGTCACGCTCGATCAGTGGTGTCCGGAGGCGCTCGACCGGATCGCGAAGGGCTCCGACCCTGCTCGCGTGGATCTCACATCTGCGCTGCGCACTCTGTTGCCATGGCCCGAAGCGGCCCGGCTCGATGAGTTGGCCCCGACCCATATTGAGGTGCCCAGCGGTTCCGCGATCCGTCTCGAGTACCCGGATCCCGATCTCGTCGAACCAGGCACCACTTCCGACGCGGACGAGGAGGCGACGGCCGCACCCGAGCGCACCGAGCTCCCGGGCCCGATCCTCGCAGTCAAACTCCAGGAGTGCTTCGGCTGGACCGATGTGCCTCGCGTCTGCGACGGGCGGGTGGCGGTCACCTTGCACCTGCTCTCCCCCGCCAGGCGGCCCTTGGCGGTGACCAGCGATCTCGCCTCTTTCTGGGCGAACGCATATGCCCATGTCCGGGCCGAGAACCGGGGCCGCTACCCGAAGCATCCGTGGCCGGACGACCCACTCACCGCACCTGCGGCGAAGGGCACGAAGCGCTCCGGTCGCTGA